CGGCCGGACGCAGCGATTTAGGCTGGAATACCGATAGTCCATGCTGTAACGCCAGCTGTTTTACCGGGCTGGGTGTTAATTTATTACCGCGCCCGGCAGGGCGATCGGGCTGGGTAAAAACCCCAACAACCTGGTGGTCAGACGTCAACAGCGCGTCGAGGTGACGTGCTGCAAAATCAGGCGTACCAGCAAATATAATTTTTAGCGATTCAGACACGTTATTCCTTAACTATCAGGAAGCACGCGCATTAAGGCGAGCTAATTTTTCCAGTTTTTGACGAATGCGCTGGCGTTTGAGCGGAGATAAATAATCGACAAATAATTTACCGACCAAATGATCCATTTCATGTTGGATGCAGATAGCCAATAACCCATCCGTTTCCAGCTCGAACGATTTACCCTCGCGATCCAGCGCCCGGATTTTAACGCGCGCAGAACGCGGCACCAGCGCCCGCTGCTCAGGAATGGAGAGGCAGCCTTCTTCAATTCCTGTTTCGCCACTTTTTTCCAGCAGTTCAGGGTTAATCAGCACCAGACGTTCATCTCGGTTTTCCGATACGTCGATAACGATAATGCGCTGGTGGATATCTACTTGCGTAGCGGCCAGGCCAATCCCTTCTTCGGCGTACATTGTTTCGAACATATCATCGACGATACGCTGAATTTCTGCATTCACTTCTGCTACCGGCTGCGCGACGATGCGAAGACGCTCGTCGGGATAATGTAATACATGCAAGACTGACATAACTTTCCAGATCTGTATTCAGAGAAGAAACCATCGTTACCTCTTATTGTAGACATTTCACACCTTGATTGACAGCATTGCGGCAAGGGAGAGACGGGCTGATGCACGCCAGGAGAGAAAGCTAAATGACATCCGCAGAAGTATGGCTACGCCTGATGAGTGTAAAAGGAATATGCGGCGAAAAAATGCTGCGGGCGGCAACGGTATTAATTGAAAACGAATGTGGTGACGCCGGTCTTTATCTGGCTGCTGGCCTTAATTGTGAGCAGGCGCAGGCTTTTGAATCAGTGCCTGAAAAACATATCGAACATACGCAGCGTTGGCTCGAGCGCCAGGGACATCATTTGCTTACCGCCGATGATGCGCGTTATCCACCACAGCTAAAGGATATTACGCGTTATCCGGCTGCTATTTTGGTACGCGGCGATCCGCTATTGCTGGCGTCACCGCAGCTGGCAATTGTCGGTAGCCGTAATGCGTCACATTATGGCAGGCAATGGGGGGATTACTTTACTCAAGGCCTTGCGTTAAGTGGATTGACTATTACCAGCGGTTTAGCGCGAGGCATTGATGCAGTGGCGCATCGGGCGGCGCTTGCCGTCAATGGCAAAACCATTGCCGTA
The sequence above is a segment of the Mixta intestinalis genome. Coding sequences within it:
- the def gene encoding peptide deformylase; the encoded protein is MSVLHVLHYPDERLRIVAQPVAEVNAEIQRIVDDMFETMYAEEGIGLAATQVDIHQRIIVIDVSENRDERLVLINPELLEKSGETGIEEGCLSIPEQRALVPRSARVKIRALDREGKSFELETDGLLAICIQHEMDHLVGKLFVDYLSPLKRQRIRQKLEKLARLNARAS